The following are encoded in a window of Sulfurimonas sp. C5 genomic DNA:
- the fabD gene encoding ACP S-malonyltransferase produces MSKIAMIFAGQGSQAVGMGKDFYENSELAREMFEKAGERIGVDFKALIFEENEKLNETAYTQPAILLVQMIAYKLFKEVCPDVKAELFLGHSLGEFSALCASGAIDYVDAVELVHNRGAYMQEACSEIEAGMMAIVGLDDASVEKICADAQAEGKKVWPANYNQDGQLVVAGLKPDLVSLEQTFKDAGAKRALVLNMSVASHCALLEPAVAKLGALMENMVADNFEAPVISNVTTNAYSSKADAIALLKEQLTSPVKYKQSIEAIENDVDLAIEFGNGVVLKGLNRRIGKGLTTLNISDMASLEKVKEEICS; encoded by the coding sequence ATGAGTAAAATAGCAATGATTTTTGCTGGACAAGGTTCACAAGCAGTAGGAATGGGGAAAGATTTTTATGAAAACTCTGAACTTGCTCGTGAAATGTTCGAAAAAGCCGGTGAGAGAATAGGTGTTGATTTTAAAGCACTTATTTTTGAAGAGAATGAAAAACTAAATGAAACAGCATACACACAACCGGCTATTCTTCTAGTACAGATGATTGCATATAAGCTTTTCAAAGAAGTTTGTCCTGATGTAAAAGCAGAATTATTTTTAGGTCACTCTTTAGGTGAATTTTCTGCTTTATGTGCAAGTGGTGCTATTGATTATGTTGATGCTGTAGAGTTAGTGCATAACCGTGGTGCATACATGCAAGAAGCGTGTTCTGAGATCGAAGCAGGTATGATGGCAATTGTCGGTCTAGATGATGCATCAGTTGAAAAAATTTGTGCAGATGCGCAAGCAGAAGGAAAAAAAGTTTGGCCTGCGAACTATAATCAAGATGGTCAACTTGTTGTTGCAGGTTTAAAACCTGATCTTGTATCGTTAGAGCAAACTTTTAAAGATGCCGGTGCTAAGCGTGCACTTGTTTTAAATATGTCTGTAGCATCTCATTGTGCCTTATTAGAGCCTGCTGTAGCAAAATTAGGTGCTTTAATGGAAAATATGGTTGCTGATAACTTTGAAGCACCTGTAATCTCAAATGTAACAACTAATGCATATAGCTCAAAAGCTGATGCTATAGCTTTACTAAAAGAGCAGCTTACATCTCCTGTAAAATATAAACAATCAATTGAAGCAATTGAAAATGATGTTGATCTAGCAATTGAATTTGGAAACGGTGTTGTTTTAAAAGGTCTTAACAGAAGAATCGGTAAAGGCTTAACAACATTAAATATTTCAGATATGGCCTCATTAGAAAAGGTTAAAGAGGAAATCTGCTCATAA
- a CDS encoding nitrilase-related carbon-nitrogen hydrolase, giving the protein MKITLAQTSPKLNRTNLEDVVSIIKSVKETSDLIVFPELSLSGYMLQDKLYEDAWHEEELDVLKELSHDIDIAVGAAMNEDRLFRNCALYFSQGKLLSKHIKVHLPNYGMFEEARYFEGGDKFEAFEVNGKKISMLVCEDVWHANVHKEIIALNPDIIITLVASPARGFNDDGLIIEDKWYTIIKELSKEAKAKLIFVNRVGFEDGLGFWGGSCIVDNGNIVEKLPRFKINIETFEV; this is encoded by the coding sequence ATGAAAATAACTCTCGCACAAACATCTCCTAAGTTAAATAGAACAAACTTAGAAGATGTTGTCTCTATCATCAAAAGCGTAAAAGAAACATCCGATCTTATTGTCTTTCCAGAACTCAGTCTAAGTGGTTATATGCTTCAGGATAAGCTCTATGAAGATGCTTGGCATGAGGAAGAACTTGATGTTTTAAAAGAACTTAGTCATGATATAGATATAGCAGTAGGTGCTGCTATGAACGAGGATCGTCTTTTTAGAAACTGTGCCTTGTATTTTAGTCAAGGAAAATTGTTGTCTAAACATATAAAAGTACATCTGCCAAACTATGGGATGTTCGAAGAAGCACGTTATTTTGAAGGTGGAGATAAATTTGAAGCTTTTGAAGTGAACGGGAAAAAAATTTCAATGTTAGTGTGTGAAGATGTGTGGCATGCAAATGTACACAAAGAGATCATTGCACTTAATCCAGATATTATTATTACACTTGTAGCATCTCCGGCAAGAGGTTTTAACGATGATGGTTTAATTATTGAAGACAAATGGTATACAATTATTAAAGAGCTGTCTAAAGAAGCAAAAGCAAAACTAATCTTTGTAAATCGTGTAGGATTTGAAGACGGTTTAGGTTTTTGGGGTGGAAGCTGTATAGTAGACAACGGAAACATAGTTGAAAAACTTCCAAGATTTAAAATTAATATAGAAACATTTGAGGTATGA
- a CDS encoding 5'-methylthioadenosine/adenosylhomocysteine nucleosidase has protein sequence MKIAIMGAMPEEVAPILEKLGSYTTTEYAGNKYYEATYKGVDVVVAYSKIGKVFSTLTATTMIEHFGCEKLLFSGVAGAVNPELKVGDLVVATKLSQHDLDISAFGHPFGYVPEGAVYVEADQELINISKTVAQSLGKIVREGIIATGDQFVANEERKNWIGETFNADALEMEGGSVAVVCNALNVPFFILRAISDAADMDASFSFDEFLETSAIESAEFVMTMLDEIVK, from the coding sequence ATGAAAATAGCAATTATGGGTGCAATGCCTGAAGAGGTAGCTCCAATATTAGAAAAACTAGGTTCTTATACGACAACTGAGTATGCTGGAAATAAGTATTATGAAGCAACTTATAAAGGTGTTGATGTAGTGGTAGCTTATTCTAAGATTGGGAAAGTATTTTCTACTTTAACTGCAACTACCATGATTGAACACTTTGGGTGTGAAAAACTACTCTTTAGCGGGGTGGCAGGTGCGGTAAATCCAGAACTAAAAGTTGGTGATTTAGTTGTAGCTACAAAGCTTTCACAGCATGACCTTGATATTAGTGCTTTTGGTCATCCTTTTGGCTATGTTCCTGAAGGTGCCGTATATGTTGAAGCGGATCAAGAACTAATTAATATCAGTAAAACAGTAGCTCAGAGTTTAGGTAAAATTGTTCGCGAAGGTATTATTGCAACAGGTGATCAGTTTGTGGCAAATGAAGAGCGTAAAAACTGGATTGGTGAAACTTTCAATGCAGATGCTTTAGAAATGGAAGGAGGAAGCGTTGCAGTTGTATGTAATGCTTTAAATGTACCATTTTTTATCCTTCGTGCCATTAGTGATGCCGCTGATATGGATGCGAGTTTTTCATTTGATGAATTCTTAGAAACAAGTGCTATAGAATCTGCAGAATTTGTTATGACAATGTTGGACGAGATTGTTAAATAA
- a CDS encoding ATP-binding protein, which produces MGIKLSKKIMSKLGKTNAEFGLIEEGDKILVGLSGGKDSLTLVHALKEQQRRAPFKFEFIAVTVTYGMGENYSNLIAHCKEYDIPHFLQETETYELAKEKIRKNSSFCSFFSRMRRGYLYSVAKEHGCNKVALGHHLDDAAESFFMNFIYNGQLRSLAPKYTAENGLVVIRPLIQMRERQLRAFVVDNEIEAIGDEACPAMRFDVKMPYARANTKDMLAKMEQEHPQLFTSLNAAFKNISFDSFFLTEKEEKEVGF; this is translated from the coding sequence ATGGGTATTAAACTATCTAAAAAAATTATGTCGAAACTCGGTAAGACAAATGCAGAATTTGGACTTATAGAAGAGGGTGATAAGATCCTTGTAGGCCTGAGTGGCGGAAAAGATTCTTTAACGCTTGTTCATGCTTTAAAAGAGCAACAGCGTCGTGCACCTTTTAAATTTGAATTTATTGCCGTTACAGTAACTTACGGTATGGGTGAAAACTACTCAAACCTTATTGCTCATTGTAAAGAGTATGATATCCCACATTTTTTACAAGAGACAGAAACTTACGAGCTTGCCAAAGAGAAGATTAGAAAAAACTCTTCATTTTGTAGCTTCTTTTCCCGTATGAGAAGAGGATATCTTTATAGTGTAGCCAAAGAACATGGATGTAACAAAGTAGCTCTTGGACACCATTTAGACGATGCTGCTGAGAGTTTTTTCATGAATTTTATTTATAACGGTCAATTACGTTCTTTAGCACCGAAATACACAGCTGAAAATGGTTTAGTTGTAATCCGTCCACTTATTCAGATGCGTGAGCGTCAATTACGTGCTTTTGTCGTAGATAATGAAATTGAAGCTATTGGTGATGAAGCGTGTCCTGCAATGCGTTTTGATGTAAAAATGCCGTATGCCAGAGCAAACACAAAAGATATGTTGGCAAAGATGGAACAAGAACATCCACAACTTTTTACTTCATTGAATGCAGCTTTTAAAAATATAAGTTTCGATAGTTTTTTTCTAACTGAGAAAGAGGAAAAAGAAGTAGGTTTTTAA
- a CDS encoding DUF302 domain-containing protein: MKKSLKAALLAAGLSLFMSGCSTMHMGWTAVTGQWGLDDGAMPAYDKMFTKVVEDGDPAKAMMLEWKVDEGITGDEVKESIEALTEEYNMRLTGYVKMYTKEDAAPDEVKEARIYSLCNLTTAKVFLNYSRYYGGFMPCRIMYVSYGNGDAYLVSMDMTLAIHGGKTLPKDMLEAALKVKEAMEMVPARAAKGDF, translated from the coding sequence ATGAAAAAAAGTCTAAAAGCAGCTTTATTAGCAGCTGGTTTGTCATTATTTATGTCAGGTTGTTCAACAATGCATATGGGTTGGACTGCAGTTACAGGTCAATGGGGTCTAGATGATGGAGCTATGCCTGCTTACGATAAAATGTTTACAAAAGTTGTAGAAGATGGTGATCCTGCAAAAGCTATGATGCTTGAGTGGAAAGTTGATGAAGGTATCACTGGTGATGAAGTTAAAGAATCTATTGAAGCACTTACTGAAGAGTACAATATGAGACTTACTGGTTATGTAAAAATGTATACAAAAGAAGATGCTGCACCAGATGAAGTTAAAGAAGCAAGAATCTATTCTTTATGTAACTTAACTACTGCAAAAGTATTCCTTAACTATTCAAGATATTATGGTGGTTTCATGCCATGTAGAATTATGTATGTTTCATATGGAAACGGTGATGCATACTTAGTAAGTATGGATATGACATTAGCTATTCATGGTGGTAAAACACTTCCAAAAGATATGTTAGAAGCTGCATTAAAAGTAAAAGAAGCTATGGAAATGGTTCCAGCACGTGCTGCTAAAGGTGACTTCTAA
- a CDS encoding RDD family protein, producing the protein MNEVKYAGFGIRFVASLLDTFFLALPLAVVIYIISGGEWFDFTTYQQNLQMAMSGNPHALDNQPTTSFFWETIFEISVLVVTIIFWEKFKGATPGKKIVNIKIVDADTLDEISNKQAITRSLGYIPSTLLFGLGFLMIMFTKRNQSLHDKLAHTVVIYT; encoded by the coding sequence ATGAATGAAGTAAAATACGCAGGTTTCGGCATACGTTTTGTTGCTTCCCTCTTAGACACTTTCTTTCTTGCCCTCCCCTTAGCCGTTGTTATTTATATAATCAGCGGCGGTGAGTGGTTTGACTTTACCACATATCAACAAAATCTTCAAATGGCAATGAGCGGTAATCCTCATGCACTAGACAATCAACCCACTACATCTTTTTTTTGGGAAACAATTTTTGAAATCTCTGTACTTGTTGTTACAATAATATTTTGGGAAAAGTTCAAAGGTGCTACACCGGGAAAAAAAATTGTAAATATCAAAATTGTTGATGCAGATACATTAGATGAAATTTCAAATAAACAAGCTATCACTAGATCACTTGGCTACATCCCTTCAACACTTCTATTTGGATTAGGTTTTCTTATGATAATGTTTACAAAAAGAAATCAATCTCTCCATGACAAACTCGCTCATACCGTAGTTATATACACATAA
- the guaB gene encoding IMP dehydrogenase → MRIRKRALTFEDVLLVPQYSEVLPKEVSLETKLTRNITLKIPMVSAAMDTVTEYRAAIAMARLGGIGIIHKNMDIESQCQQVRKVKKSESGIIIDPIYVHPDATLGEAESLMNEFKISGVPVVDGHNKLLGILTNRDMRFEKDMKKIVSDVMTSMPLITAKQGISLDDAADIMHQNKIEKLPIIDDGGFLKGLVTIKDIKKRIEYPNSNKDDFGRLVVGAAIGVGQLDRAKALVEAGADVLVLDSAHGHSKGILDTVKEIKATLAVDVIAGNIATAEATEALIEAGADGVKVGIGPGSICTTRIVAGVGVPQISAIDECAAAARKHGVPVIADGGIKYSGDIAKALAVGASCIMAGSLLAGTEESPGETIMFQGRQYKSYRGMGSIGAMQKGSNDRYFQEGTAADKLVPEGIEGRVPFRGSIAGIVHQMMGGLRSSMGYCGSESIVAFWDKAEFVEITSAGLKESHVHDVIITQEAPNYHI, encoded by the coding sequence ATGAGAATTCGTAAACGCGCACTCACATTTGAAGATGTACTTTTAGTACCACAATATTCTGAAGTTCTTCCAAAAGAAGTTTCATTAGAAACAAAATTAACACGTAACATCACTTTAAAAATCCCTATGGTTTCTGCTGCAATGGATACAGTTACAGAATACCGTGCTGCTATCGCAATGGCAAGACTAGGTGGTATCGGTATTATCCATAAAAACATGGATATTGAATCACAATGCCAACAAGTAAGAAAAGTAAAAAAATCTGAAAGCGGAATTATTATAGACCCTATCTATGTTCATCCTGATGCAACACTTGGTGAAGCTGAATCTCTAATGAACGAATTCAAAATTTCTGGTGTTCCAGTTGTAGACGGTCATAACAAACTTTTAGGAATTCTTACTAACCGTGATATGAGATTTGAAAAAGATATGAAAAAAATCGTATCTGATGTTATGACATCTATGCCACTAATCACTGCTAAACAAGGTATCTCTCTTGATGATGCTGCTGATATTATGCACCAAAATAAGATTGAAAAACTTCCTATTATTGATGATGGCGGTTTCTTAAAAGGTCTTGTAACAATTAAAGATATCAAAAAACGTATTGAATACCCAAATTCAAACAAAGATGATTTTGGTCGTTTAGTTGTTGGTGCCGCTATCGGTGTTGGACAACTTGATCGTGCTAAAGCACTTGTTGAAGCTGGTGCAGATGTACTAGTTCTAGATTCTGCTCACGGTCACTCTAAAGGTATCTTAGATACTGTAAAAGAGATTAAAGCAACATTAGCAGTAGACGTAATTGCAGGAAATATTGCAACTGCTGAAGCTACTGAAGCGTTAATTGAAGCTGGTGCTGACGGTGTTAAAGTTGGTATCGGGCCTGGTTCAATTTGTACTACTCGTATCGTTGCAGGTGTTGGTGTACCTCAAATTTCTGCAATTGATGAGTGTGCAGCAGCAGCTAGAAAACACGGTGTCCCTGTTATTGCTGACGGTGGTATTAAATACTCTGGTGATATTGCAAAAGCTTTAGCAGTAGGTGCAAGCTGTATCATGGCCGGTTCATTACTTGCAGGTACTGAAGAATCACCGGGTGAAACTATCATGTTCCAAGGGCGTCAATATAAATCATACCGTGGTATGGGAAGTATCGGTGCAATGCAAAAAGGTTCAAACGACAGATATTTCCAAGAGGGAACTGCAGCTGACAAACTAGTTCCAGAAGGTATTGAAGGTCGTGTTCCGTTTAGAGGAAGCATTGCCGGTATCGTTCACCAAATGATGGGTGGTTTACGTTCATCTATGGGTTATTGCGGAAGTGAAAGTATTGTAGCATTCTGGGATAAAGCAGAGTTTGTTGAAATTACATCTGCCGGTCTTAAAGAGTCTCACGTTCACGACGTTATTATTACACAAGAAGCACCAAACTACCATATATAA
- the gatA gene encoding Asp-tRNA(Asn)/Glu-tRNA(Gln) amidotransferase subunit GatA — MITLKEALQLSKEELANFKEELKTKIEANSDINAYIDVKDFGEGIPIAIKDNIQVKDWSVTSASNILQGYIAPYNATVINKMLDAGLSPFGRTNMDEFAMGSTTESSFYGKTLNPHASDRVPGGSSGGSAAAVGAGLAIAALGSDTGGSIRQPAAYCGIVGMKPTYGRVSRYGLGAYASSLDQIGPMTQNVEDAAILYDIISGSDEKDSTNAKMDDKVVPNLNPTRKLKVAVLPKYIENASADIKNAYKLAIESLKAAGHEIVERELMDAKYDISAYYITATAEATTNLARYDGIRYGNRVDGKNLEDTFIQTRSQGFGDEVKRRILLGNFVLSSGYYEAYYVKAQKTRHLIKEEYERIFEDVDLILSPVAPTVAPKFGELANPMEMYLSDIYTISVNLAGLPALSLPIMKNGEGMPVGLQLIAKPYNEQTLFDGALSLEKEVDYK, encoded by the coding sequence ATGATTACATTAAAAGAAGCCCTACAACTCTCAAAAGAAGAATTAGCAAATTTTAAAGAAGAATTAAAAACAAAAATTGAAGCAAACTCAGATATTAATGCTTACATCGACGTAAAAGATTTCGGCGAAGGTATTCCGATTGCAATTAAAGACAACATTCAAGTAAAAGACTGGTCTGTAACTTCAGCTTCAAATATCCTTCAAGGCTATATAGCACCATATAATGCAACTGTTATCAACAAGATGTTAGACGCTGGTCTTTCGCCTTTTGGTAGAACAAATATGGACGAGTTTGCTATGGGTTCTACAACTGAATCAAGTTTCTATGGTAAAACACTAAATCCTCATGCATCTGACAGAGTTCCTGGTGGTAGTTCAGGCGGAAGTGCAGCTGCAGTTGGTGCTGGCCTTGCGATCGCAGCATTAGGTTCTGATACGGGTGGTTCTATCCGTCAGCCTGCTGCATATTGTGGAATTGTTGGTATGAAACCGACATATGGAAGAGTAAGCCGTTATGGTCTAGGTGCATATGCTTCAAGTCTTGATCAAATCGGTCCTATGACACAAAACGTTGAAGATGCTGCTATCCTTTACGATATCATCAGTGGAAGTGACGAGAAAGACTCTACAAATGCTAAAATGGATGACAAAGTAGTACCAAACTTAAATCCGACAAGAAAATTAAAAGTTGCAGTACTTCCAAAATACATTGAAAATGCAAGTGCAGATATTAAAAATGCCTACAAACTTGCAATTGAATCGTTGAAAGCGGCAGGACATGAGATCGTTGAACGTGAGCTTATGGATGCGAAATACGACATTTCAGCTTACTATATCACGGCAACTGCAGAAGCTACTACAAACCTTGCTCGTTATGACGGTATCCGTTACGGTAACAGAGTTGACGGTAAAAACCTTGAAGATACGTTTATTCAAACAAGAAGCCAAGGTTTCGGTGATGAAGTAAAAAGAAGAATCTTACTTGGAAACTTTGTATTAAGTAGCGGATATTATGAAGCTTATTATGTAAAAGCACAAAAGACAAGACACCTGATAAAAGAGGAATATGAAAGAATTTTTGAAGATGTTGATCTTATTCTTTCACCGGTAGCACCTACTGTTGCTCCAAAGTTCGGTGAACTTGCAAATCCTATGGAGATGTACTTAAGTGATATCTACACAATCAGTGTAAACCTTGCAGGTCTTCCTGCCCTTTCTCTACCGATTATGAAAAATGGCGAAGGGATGCCTGTCGGTTTACAACTTATTGCAAAACCTTATAACGAACAAACTCTGTTTGACGGTGCATTAAGTCTAGAAAAAGAAGTTGACTATAAATAA
- a CDS encoding VIT1/CCC1 transporter family protein — protein sequence MTVDKEELVKQHHPEMIRKRLSTQQRKHNVSDAVLGGIDGCITTFAVVSGSVGAGFPSSVAIILGFANLFADGFSMATSNYESIKAEQEYHEAIKTSEKMHIKEIPDGEKEEIRQIFKAKGFENEVLENIVDTISKNENVWLDVMLAEEHGIAKTSPSPWRSASVTFIAFVFVGTFPLLPYLLPFLAIQEQFIFSALLAGIMFFLIGMYKNITRTKPSFFSGLRTLITGGAAATLAYATAYILRELFNISSI from the coding sequence ATGACAGTAGACAAAGAAGAACTTGTAAAACAGCATCATCCGGAAATGATTCGCAAACGTTTATCCACTCAACAAAGAAAACACAATGTTTCCGATGCCGTACTGGGAGGTATAGATGGATGTATAACTACATTTGCCGTAGTTTCGGGTTCTGTCGGTGCCGGTTTCCCATCTTCTGTAGCCATCATTCTTGGATTTGCCAATCTTTTTGCAGATGGTTTTAGTATGGCTACAAGTAATTATGAATCAATCAAAGCTGAACAAGAATATCATGAGGCTATTAAAACTTCTGAAAAGATGCATATAAAAGAGATTCCAGATGGGGAAAAAGAGGAGATTAGACAGATTTTCAAGGCAAAAGGATTTGAAAACGAGGTACTTGAAAATATTGTTGACACAATTAGTAAAAATGAAAATGTTTGGCTTGATGTTATGCTTGCAGAAGAGCATGGAATTGCTAAGACTTCTCCTTCACCATGGAGATCTGCATCTGTGACATTTATAGCATTTGTTTTTGTCGGAACTTTTCCTCTTCTACCCTACTTGCTCCCATTTTTAGCAATACAAGAACAATTTATATTCAGTGCTTTACTTGCGGGTATCATGTTCTTTTTAATCGGTATGTATAAAAATATTACACGGACAAAACCCTCTTTCTTTTCAGGATTGCGTACACTAATTACAGGTGGTGCTGCAGCGACATTAGCATATGCAACCGCTTATATTCTTAGAGAACTGTTTAATATCTCTTCTATCTGA